From a single Lactococcus carnosus genomic region:
- a CDS encoding branched-chain amino acid ABC transporter permease, whose amino-acid sequence MKKNLKLSIIWLVIIAVIYGILIGLINAGVINEFVAQIITQIGINLIVAVGLNLVIGFTGQFSFGSAGFMAIGAYSSAIISARMAPTWGTIFLSMLIGAIVAGIVAIIVGYPTLRLKGDYLAIATLGVSEIIRILIMNGGDLTNGAAGLSGIVLFTDWGMTFIFAVIVIVLILNFINSPSGRATLSVREDEIASESMGVNVTRVKVIAFTIGAMVTAVAGSLYAGFIGTVTPKDFTWMKSVDALIIVVLGGLGSITGTIIAAIILGLLNMFLQDFGAIRMIIYSLILILVMIFRPGGLLGTWEFKLSRFFNKKENKESN is encoded by the coding sequence ATGAAAAAAAATCTAAAACTATCGATTATCTGGCTCGTTATTATTGCTGTTATTTATGGTATCTTAATCGGGCTTATCAATGCTGGTGTAATCAATGAATTTGTTGCCCAAATCATCACGCAAATTGGGATAAACCTGATCGTTGCAGTTGGTCTGAATCTGGTCATCGGCTTTACTGGTCAATTCTCATTTGGTTCAGCTGGTTTTATGGCAATTGGGGCTTATTCGTCTGCGATTATCTCAGCTCGTATGGCACCAACTTGGGGAACGATTTTCTTGTCAATGCTGATTGGGGCAATTGTTGCGGGTATCGTCGCGATTATTGTTGGTTATCCGACTTTGCGTCTGAAAGGTGACTATCTAGCCATCGCAACACTTGGTGTGTCTGAAATTATTCGTATCCTGATTATGAACGGTGGGGACCTAACAAATGGTGCTGCTGGTTTATCAGGCATTGTCCTCTTTACTGACTGGGGGATGACTTTCATCTTCGCTGTTATCGTGATTGTCTTGATCTTGAATTTTATCAATTCACCATCAGGTCGTGCGACTTTATCAGTTCGTGAAGACGAGATTGCATCTGAGTCGATGGGTGTAAACGTGACACGTGTTAAAGTCATTGCCTTTACAATCGGTGCCATGGTGACAGCAGTTGCGGGTAGCCTATATGCTGGTTTTATCGGGACTGTAACACCTAAAGATTTCACATGGATGAAATCAGTAGATGCCTTGATTATTGTTGTACTAGGTGGATTAGGCTCAATTACAGGGACAATCATTGCCGCAATTATCTTGGGCTTACTTAATATGTTCCTACAAGATTTTGGGGCGATTCGGATGATCATCTACTCATTGATCCTGATCTTAGTCATGATTTTCCGCCCAGGTGGCTTACTTGGCACATGGGAGTTCAAACTCTCACGTTTCTTCAATAAAAAAGAAAATAAGGAGTCTAACTAA